A single window of Leishmania infantum JPCM5 genome chromosome 35 DNA harbors:
- a CDS encoding putative casein kinase I, translating into MSSTLENCLVQGGRFRVGRRIGGGSFGEIFLGVDTQTGEAVAIKVERSKAVHPQLFSESRYYTLLSQGRGAAYMPTIFGYSSECEFNVMAMELMGFSLEDLHEKCGSRFSLKTTLMLADQILWLIELVHSHSILHRDIKPDNFIMGRGKKAHHVHIIDFGLAKKYRDSQTNMHIPYKEGKSLTGTARYCSINTHLGAEQSRRDDMEGIAYLLIYFLRGSLPWQGLKTATKEQKYGLIAHVKMSTSVESLCKGLPIEFASFLNYSRALRFEDRPDYGYLRSMFRRLFEREGYQEDYVYDWTVRSMYETLTARQRKNAAKRGKKQK; encoded by the coding sequence ATGTCAAGCACACTAGAGAACTGCCTGGTGCAGGGCGGCCGCTTCCGCGTCggccgccgcatcggcggcggctccttCGGCGAGATCTTCCTGGGAGTGGACACCCAAACCGGTGAAGCGGTGGCCATTAAGGTGGAGCGCTCAAAGGCGGTCCACCCGCAGCTGTTTTCAGAATCGCGGTACTACACCCTTCTGAGCCAAGGCCGTGGCGCGGCTTACATGCCAACCATCTTCGGATACTCCTCCGAGTGCGAGTTCAACGTGATGGCGATGGAGCTGATGGGCTTCTCACTGGAAGACCTGCATGAAaagtgcggcagccgcttTTCGCTCAAGACGACGCTGATGCTGGCGGACCAGATTCTGTGGCTCATCGAGCTCGTGCACTCTCACAGCATTCTGCACCGCGACATCAAGCCCGACAACTTCATCATGGGGCGTGGGAAAAAGGCGCACCACGTGCACATCATCGACTTTGGGCTGGCGAAGAAGTATCGTGACTCGCAGACAAATATGCACATCCCATACAAGGAAGGCAAGAGCCTGACAGGCACGGCCCGCTACTGTAGTATCAACACACACCTCGGCGCTGAGCAGAGTCGCCGTGACGACATGGAGGGCATCGCCTACCTCCTCATCTACTTCCTTCGGGGATCGCTGCCATGGCAGGGCTTGAAGACGGCAACGAAGGAACAGAAGTACGGCTTAATCGCGCACGTGAAGATGAGCACCTCCGTCGAGTCGCTCTGCAAAGGGCTTCCCATCGAGTTCGCATCATTCCTGAATTActcgcgtgcgctgcgcttcgAGGACCGCCCTGACTACGGCTATCTCCGTTCTATGTTTCGCCGACTCTTCGAGCGAGAGGGCTACCAGGAAGACTATGTCTATGATTGGACGGTGCGCAGCATGTATGAGACGCtcacggcgcggcagcgcaagaATGCAGCGAAGCGCGGAAAGAAACAGAAGTAG
- a CDS encoding putative aldose 1-epimerase: MQFGIRVEPYGYDKLVWLETDVLKVGLTNYAASVASIQVYHPADNKWIEVNCGYPKNPEEAYADPDYMGATVGRCAGRVAGGVFTLDGVKYYTQKNRGENTCHCGDDAYHKKHWGMKLIETANVIGVRFNYTSPHMESGFPGEVKNYCTFIIDRSNPNALKTIYDSYITDNSPCDASPINVFSHTSFNLNGIPGQQDGEKNWVQPESVRNHWLRVPASRVAEADRMAIPTGEFLSVEGTGLDFRQGRVIGDCIDDVALLDRDPCGYDHPLAIDGWEKGKLMLHAEAKSPVTNICMKVYSTFPCMWVYTANNKPLPASGGPGQRYARWTGLLVGPQNFSDVANYYPKYPSCIVRRGERQYSETTINEFTIEH, encoded by the coding sequence ATGCAGTTCGGCATCAGGGTAGAGCCCTATGGCTACGACAAGCTCGTGTGGCTGGAGACAGACGTTCTCAAAGTGGGCCTCACCAACTatgccgcctccgtcgcctccatCCAGGTGTACCACCCCGCCGATAACAAGTGGATCGAGGTCAACTGCGGCTACCCGAAGAACCCCGAGGAGGCTTACGCCGACCCGGACTACATGGGCGCCACTGtaggccgctgcgccggtCGCGTCGCCGGAGGCGTGTTCACGCTTGACGGGGTCAAGTACTACACGCAGAAGAACCGCGGCGAGAACACGTGCCActgcggcgacgacgcgtaCCACAAGAAGCACTGGGGCATGAAGCTAATCGAGACGGCCAATGTGATCGGCGTCCGCTTCAACTACACCAGCCCGCACATGGAGAGCGGCTTTCCCGGAGAGGTGAAGAACTACTGCACCTTCATCATCGACCGCAGCAACCCCAACGCTCTCAAGACCATCTACGACTCCTACATCACCGACAACAGCCCGTGCGATGCTTCTCCCATCAACGTCTTCAGTCACACCTCCTTCAACCTGAACGGCATCCCCGGCCAGCAGGACGGTGAGAAGAACTGGGTGCAGCCAGAGAGCGTGCGCAACCACTGGCTCCGCGTGCCAGCAAGCCGGGTGGCCGAGGCGGACCGCATGGCCATCCCGACTGGCGAGTTCCTGTCAGTTGAGGGCACCGGGCTCGACTTTCGGCAGGGACGCGTGATTGGCGACTGCATTGacgacgtggcgctgctcgaccGCGACCCGTGCGGCTACGACCACCCCCTCGCCATCGATGGCTGGGAGAAGGGCAAGCTGATGCTGCACGCCGAGGCGAAGAGCCCGGTCACGAACATCTGCATGAAGGTGTACTCGACCTTCCCGTGCATGTGGGTGTACACGGCGAACAacaagccgctgccggcgagcGGCGGCCCGGGCCAGCGCTACGCGCGTTGGACTGGCCTGCTGGTCGGCCCCCAGAACTTCTCTGACGTTGCCAACTACTACCCCAAGTACCCGTCCTGCATTGTGCGTCGTGGCGAGCGCCAGTACTCGGAGACGACGATCAACGAGTTCACGATTGAGCATTAG
- a CDS encoding putative casein kinase, producing the protein MNVELRVGNRYRIGQKIGSGSFGEIFRGTNIQTGDPVAIKLEQVKTRHPQLTYESRFYRILGSGGGAVGIPMMFYHGVEGEFNVMVIELLGPSLEDLFSFCGRRLSLKTTLMLADQMISRIEFVHSKSVLHRDIKPDNFLMGTGKKGHHVYIIDFGLAKKYRDPRTHAHIPYKEGKSLTGTARYCSINTHMGVEQGRRDDMEGIGYILMYFLRGSLPWQGLKAHTKQEKYNRISERKQTTPVELLCKGFPSEFAAYMNYVRALRFEDKPDYSYLKRMFRDLFVREGYHVDYVFDWTLKRIHESLQEQQSFPGGSNGGGAAGNGSPVNQSPAQGGNGGAPNSANNQESGAQEQQ; encoded by the coding sequence ATGAACGTGGAACTGCGCGTCGGCAACCGCTACCGGATCGGTCAGAAGATCGGCTCCGGCTCCTTCGGTGAGATCTTCCGCGGCACGAACATTCAGACGGGAGACCCAGTCGCCATCAAGCTCGAGCAGGTGAAGACGCGCCACCCGCAGCTCACGTATGAGTCGCGCTTCTATCGCAttctcggcagcggcggcggcgccgtcggcatcCCCATGATGTTCTACCACGGCGTCGAGGGTGAGTTCAACGTGATGGTGATTGAGCTGCTCGGCCCCTCGCTGGAAGacctcttttccttttgcgGTCGCCGCCTTTCGCTGAAGACGACGCTGATGCTGGCGGACCAGATGATCAGCCGCATCGAGTTTGTGCATAGCAAGAGCGTTCTGCACCGCGACATCAAGCCCGACAATTTCCTTATGGGCACCGGAAAGAAGGGCCACCACGTGTACATCATCGACTTTGGACTGGCGAAGAAGTATCGTGAcccccgcacgcacgcccacatCCCATACAAGGAGGGCAAGAGCCTGACAGGCACGGCCCGCTACTGTAGTatcaacacacacatgggCGTGGAGCAGGGCCGCCGTGACGACATGGAGGGAATCGGCTACATCCTCATGTACTTCCTTCGGGGATCGCTGCCATGGCAGGGCTTGAAGGCGCACACGAAGCAGGAGAAGTACAACCGCATTTCCGAGCGAAAGCAGACGACGCCGGTGGAACTCCTGTGCAAGGGCTTCCCCAGCGAGTTCGCCGCCTACATGAActacgtgcgtgcgctgcgcttcgAGGACAAGCCTGACTACTCGTACCTGAAGCGCATGTTCCGCGACCTCTTTGTGCGCGAGGGCTACCACGTCGACTACGTCTTCGACTGGACGCTGAAGCGCATTCACGAGAgtctgcaggagcagcagtcGTTCCctggcggcagcaacggtggcggcgctgcaggcaaCGGCTCCCCGGTGAACCAAAGCCCCGCACAGGGCGGCAACGGTGGTGCTCCGAACAGCGCTAACAACCAGGAATCGGGTGCGCAAGAACAGCAGTAG